A stretch of Oryza brachyantha chromosome 4, ObraRS2, whole genome shotgun sequence DNA encodes these proteins:
- the LOC102719577 gene encoding pentatricopeptide repeat-containing protein At2g15690, mitochondrial, protein MYYQLLHLLLSRPLSSSSSYSFHPSAPNHAPQHHWQPPPAGPPPPPRNYQHQPPPPRYGYGAPPPPPPRNNYGPPTQAPPQHQYQAPPPPPPPQPVAGPGELIGLAREGRVKEAVELLDKGARADPHAFFELAAACANPKLLDELRKIHDFFLRSPFRADLQVNNKMLEMYAKCAAMNHARRTFDHMPDRNMDSWHIMIDGYSLNGLGDVALQLFEEMKTKYGIAPTAHTFLLVLNACANSEAIEEAFLYFDAMSRDHGIEPGVEHYVGIIEVLGKSGHLNEAVEYIEKLPFEPNAMVWESLLNLARMNGDIDIEDRAEELLVSLDPTKVNPKKLPTPAPKRRLGINMLDGRNKLVEYRLPPKIEKKVVNEQRYVPDTRYVLHDIDQEAKEQALLYHSERLAIAYGLISTPARTPLRIIKNLRICGDCHNAIKIMSRIVGRELIVRDNKRFHHFKDGKCSCGDYW, encoded by the exons atgtactATCAac tcctccacctcctcctctcccgccccctctcctcttcctcatcCTACTCCTTCCACCCGTCCGCCCCCAACCATGCCCCGCAACACCActggcagccgccgccggcgggacCTCCTCCCCCACCCAGGAACTACCAGCACCAGCCCCCGCCACCACGCTACGGCTACGGGgctccgccacctcccccACCGCGAAACAACTACGGGCCTCCAACccaggcgccgccgcagcatcAGTatcaggcgccgccgccgccgccgccgccgcagcctgtGGCCGGGCCTGGGGAGCTGATCGGGCTcgcgcgggaggggcgggTCAAGGAGGCGGTGGAGCTGCTCGACAAGGGGGCGCGCGCCGACCCGCACGCCTTCttcgagctcgccgccgcttgCGCCAACCCCAAGCTGCTCGACGAGCTCAGGAAGATCCACGACTTCTTCCTCCGCTCGCCCTTCCGCGCCGACCTCCAGGTCAACAACAAGATGCTCGAGATGTACGCCAAGTGCGCCGCCATGAACCACGCCCGCAGGACGTTCGACCATATGCCCGACCGGAACATGGACTCCTGGCACATCATGATCGACGGCTACTCGCTCAACGGCCTCGGGGACGTCGCGCTGCAGCTCTTCGAGGAGATGAAGACCAAGTACGGCATCGCACCCACCGCCCACACTTTCCTGCTCGTGCTCAATGCTTGTGCCAACTCCGAGGCGATCGAGGAGGCGTTCCTCTACTTCGATGCCATGTCCAGGGATCACGGCATTGAGCCTGGTGTGGAGCACTATGTTGGGATCATTGAGGTCTTAGGGAAGTCAGGCCATCTCAACGAGGCTGTGGAGTACATCGAGAAGCTTCCATTTGAGCCCAATGCCATGGTGTGGGAGTCACTCCTGAACCTTGCGCGCATGAATGGAGACATTGACATCGAGGACAGGGCGGAGGAGTTGCTGGTTTCGCTTGATCCGACCAAAGTTAATCCTAAGAAGCTCCCAACCCCAGCTCCAAAGAGGCGCCTCGGGATCAATATGCTTGATGGGAGGAACAAGCTGGTAGAGTACAGGTTGCCGCCCAAGATTGAAAAGAAGGTGGTGAACGAGCAGCGATATGTCCCAGACACAAGGTATGTTCTCCATGACATTGATCAGGAGGCAAAGGAGCAGGCACTGCTGTACCATAGTGAGAGGCTTGCGATTGCCTATGGTTTGATTAGCACCCCAGCTAGGACTCCACTTCGCATCATTAAGAACCTCAGGATCTGTGGGGACTGTCACAATGCTATCAAGATCATGTCGAGGATTGTGGGGAGAGAGCTTATCGTAAGGGATAATAAGCGGTTCCACCATTTTAAGGATGGGAAGTGCTCTTGTGGTGATTATTGGTGA